ATTTAACACTTCAGATGATGTCACTTTACCAGATTTATCTGTTGTATATTTCATCTCTTTTTTCTTACCACGTAAAACATCTTCATACTGATATTCTAAATAAGATTTTCCAACGCGATCATTTCGAGAATAACCTTTAGATAAATATTGTTCCGTTAATTCTTTTGGAATACCTTCTGATGGTGTAGAAACATCTCCAAATATACCTCTTAATGTATCACCATATGGATATTTTCTATCCCAATCCATTGCAGTATTTACTCCTGGTAACTTTGAAAGTTGTTGTGAAACCGCTGCATATTCCTTTTCACTAACATCTTCATTTTTTATCATTTGTGGATCTAATACAGTTCCTGCATTCATTTCCCTATAAATTGCTAACACTTGTAAATCTTTTGAAGATAGTTCATCAAGTTGTGTTTTTCCAATTTTCGATAACAGTTGTTTATCATATTGGTCTTGCTTAATACTGCCATCAGCTAGCATTGATTGTTCTTTTGTCATCAGGGCCTTCGCTTTTTTAGGATGTAATTGAATCCAAAAATCTTTTTTATCTCTTTCTGTAACTTTCTTCGTATCCATCTTAATAAGCTTTGATAACTTTTCAGCCGTATCTAACATTTCTGATTGCGTTGTTTTACGACCGCGAGTATATGTAATAGCCATTTTAGATGCATTATCTACTAAAACTTTTCCATTTCTATCTAAAATACGACCTCTTGGCACAGACTCATTTACAGTAATATTTTCATCATTTTTAATAATTTGTTTGTAATGAGAGCCTTGTGCAATTTGTAAATAACCTAAGCGTAGTACTAGTACTGCAAAAATAAATACAATCACACCAAATATAAAATTGATTCTTTTATTAATTGTATTTTGAACGATTTCATCATTTGATTTTTCTTTTAGCCTTTTTAACAAAACTACCTACCTCTATTCAAAGTCTTTCACTTTAAATGATATATGAATTTCAAAATTATTTCTATCTTTTTGACAAAAAAATAACGGTCTCATTAAAGAGACCGAAATAGTTATTTCTAATTATTTTGCAGCATTGTATAATTCGTCAACTTTTTCCCAGTTAACAACATTCCAAAATGCGCCAATATAATCAGGACGTTTGTTTTGATATTTTAGGTAATAAGCGTGTTCCCATACGTCTAAACCTAAAATTGGTGTTTTTCCTTCTGTTAATGGGTTATCTTGGTTTGGTGTAGTAACGATTTCTAACTGGCCATTGTTAACTACTAACCAAGCCCAACCTGAACCAAAGCGTGCAGCTGCTTTGTCAGCAAATTCTTTTTTGAATTCATCTAAAGAACCCCATTGTTCTTTAATTTTTTCTACTACAGTACCTTTTTCTTCTGAGTTTGGTGATAGTAATTCCCAGAATAATGAATGGTTTAGATGTCCACCACCGTTGTTACGTACAGCTGTTTGAATATTAGCTGGTACACTGTCTAAATTAGCAACGATTTCTTCGATAGATTTAGATTCTAAATCTGTACCTTCGACTGCTGCATTTAATTTCGTAACATAAGTGTTGTGATGTCTGTCATGGTGAATTTCCATAGTTTCTTTGTCAAAATGTGGTTCTAATGCATCAAATGCGTATGGTAATTTTGGTAATTCAAAAGCCATAAATAATCATCCTCCTAAAATGTCTGTAAGTAAATAATAACAAGCAGAACGTGCTTCAACAAAGAATTTGCTTAAATTTGCCCACTTGTTATTTTGTCTACTTATTTAATATAACTCAAAACAAAAATAATTAAACATTTTACTTCAAAAAAGTTAACATAATTACCATAAATCATACGAACGGAGTATGATTTTAAAACTTCTATACATTTTCCAATAAAAATAAAAAATGAGATTTATGCATTTATCTGACCAAATGTACATAAATCTCATTTTTAATATTAATCTTGGCAAGTTTCACATATACCATAAACTTCAAGTTTATGTTTGTGAATATTAACACCTGGAAGTGATAATTTTATTTGATCAATTGGACAATAATCTATCACTTTTGTATCTCCACATTTTTCGCAAATAAAATGATGATGATGATGTTTTGTACATGCAATTCTAAATTTCATTTCACCATCAAGTTCTGTGCTTTCGATTATCCCTAAATCTTTAAACAAATGTAGATTTCTGTAAATCGTATCAAATGAAATACCTGGATAATTTTCATCCATAACTTGTTGTATATACTTAGCATTAATATATTTATCTTCTTCAACGAAAATATCTAACATATCTTTACGTTTGTCTGTATATTTCAAACCGTTCTCTTTTAATATTTTAATAGCATCATTTGTATTCATTGATATTAGCCCCCTTTTTAAACTTCATTCGCATTTTCTGATAAGCCATTGTAATCATGAGTATAATAACAAGTAATACTACAATTACACCACCTGGAGAAATATCCATATAAAACGCTAGAACTAAACCTAAAATAACTGATAATTCTCCTAAAAAAACACTCAGTAATATCAACTGTTTAAAACTTTTAGTTAATCGCATACTTATAGCAATTGGCAATGTGATTAGCGCACTAACTAATAATATCCCTACTACACGCATTGAAGCTGAAATAACCATTGCTACAATAACAATAAATAAAAATTGAATCCATTTTGGAATACCGATGACTTTACTATACTCTTCATCAAATGACAATATGAATAATTCTTTATAAAACAATGTAATAAATAACACAACTATCACTGCAATAATAATAATCGTAGTTAAATCACTTATGTTTACTGCACTAATGGAACCAAATAGCAAACCTACGATTTCTTGATTAAACCCATCAGCTAATGATATAAAAATCGCACTTAAAGCAATACCTGCACTCATTATAATGGGAATTGCTATTTCTTGATATGCAGTGTAAGACGTTCTTAATTTTTCAATTAATAATGCACCAACGATTGCAAATAATATTCCAAACCACATTGGATTAATAAAAACAAGTGTCGGCATTACAGTTAATATAAACATACCAAATGAAATACCACCTAATGTTACATGACTTAATGCATCAGCAATAAGTGAAAGTCGTCTTACAACAATAAAAGCACCAATTAAAGGCGCAATAAAACCTATTAAGATACCACTTATTAAAGAGTACCTCATAAAATCAAAATTTAGTAATGCATCTATCAATTTTGACACGCCTTTCCATTTTATTTATAAACATACTTTATTAATTACAACATTCTCGATTATGTTGATGATCGACAAAACGTACAGGATGTCCATAAATTTTTGAAATTTCTACTTCATCAAGTGATTTAAATTCATCTGTTGTTCCATGAAAATGTAAATGCTTGTTTAAACATGCAACTTCTGTTGCTGTATCTGCTACCACTCCAATATCATGTGTAACTAATATAATAGTAATTCCTTCTTGTTTTAATTGATCCAAAGTTTTATAAAATTCATTTACATGTTTTGCATCAATACCATTTGTTGGTTCATCTAGAACAAGTACTGCAGGCTCAGAAATTAATGCACGTGCAATCATTACACGTTGTTGTTGTCCCCCAGATAATTCTGCTATGTTTTTGTGAATCAAATCAGCTATATTCAGTCTTTCAAGCACTTTTATAACTTTTTCATTATCATCATTATTAAATGTTTGAAATAGTCGTTTTGTTTTAGTTAAACCACTTAACACAACTTCTTTAACACTTGCTGGAAAACCAGAATTAAATGCATTTGCTTTTTGTGATACATAACTCAATTTAATAGAAGTCTTTGTATTTTTAAAATTTTCACCCTCTACAAATATTTCGCCACTTTGTAAAGGTAGTAAACCTAATATCAATTTAAGTAAGGTTGATTTCCCAGCACCATTAGGTCCGACAATTGCTAAAAATTCACCTTTATTTATTTTGATGTTAATATTTTCTAACACCTTTTTATGATCATAATTATAATCGACATTTTTCAATTCAAAAACTGGTGTCATCGTATTCTCACCTCGCATTCAACTATACAACTCCTAGTAACATATGTAAACAGTAATGTTTACGACTGGTATTTATACATAATAAAGAGACATGCCCCTTTCAAGTTATAGTTTACAATCCACTTGAAAGGAGCATTATCAATTTATTGTTCCATTACTTTATTTTTAAGTTCTGGATCAAATTGTTGTTGTTTTAACATTTCAATTTCTAATTTATAAGGTGGTTTTTTATTTTTCTTATCTTCACCAACATAAGGTGTTTCTAAGATTTTTGGTATATCTTTAAAACTATTGTGATGGACGATATAATTTAACGCATCAAAACCAATATATCCGAAACCAATATTTTCATGTCGGTCTTTTTGAGCACCACGCTCATTTTTAGAATCATTTACATGTACAACTTTAATTCTATCAACGCCAATGATTTTATCAAATTCGTTTAATACACCATCAAAATCTTCTTTGATATTATATCCAGCATCATGAGTATGACATGTATCAAAACATACTGATAATCGTTCGTTGTTATGAACACCATCAATGATTCGTGCTAATTCTTCAAATGAACGGCCTATCTCTGTACCTTTACCCGCCATTGTTTCAAGTGCGATGCGAACATTATTGTCATTAGTTAATACTTCATTTAATCCTTCGATGATTTTGTTAATTCCAGCATCTACGCCAGCACCAACGTGTGCACCTGGATGCAACACAATATCTTTTGCACCTATTGCTTGTGTTCTTTCAATTTCTTGTTGCAAGAAATCCACACCAAGATTAAATGTTTCTGGTTTAGTTGTATTTGCAATATTAATGATGTAAGGTGCATGAACAACAATATTAGACAAGCCATATTTTTCCATTACTTCATGACCTTTAGTAATATTTAAATCTTCAATACTTTTACGGCGCGTATTTTGTGGCGCACCTGTATATATCATAAATGTTGTTTCCCCATAATCATGCGCTTCTAATGCAGAACCTTCTAACATCTTTTTACCACTCATTGAAACATGTGATCCTAATAACATTAAATACACCTAACCTTTTTTGTTTTGTTTACGCTTTTGTCTACTCTGTTGTTTACTAAATTGTTTACGTTCTTGACGTTTCATTTTTTCAACTTCTTGTTTAAATTTCTTTTTATATCCAGGTTTAACTTTGTTTTTAATTTTACTTCTTACTTTATTTTTCACTTGATTTGTTAAATGATCATCTTTGCGCATTCTAGCCTGACGCTGGTTATGTGCTTTAATTTCTTTTAATTCACCGTCTTTAATATCAACAGTATTGAAAACAAAACCACGATCTTCAATTAATGAAATATTTGGCTCTTCGTCTGGACTATATAGCGTGATTGCTACACCTTTATAGTTACCACGACCCGTTCTACCAACTCTATGCGTGAAGAAATCAATATCATTTGGCACGTCGAAATTAATTACATGACTAACACCTTCAATATCAATACCTCTTGATGCTAAATCACTCGCAATTACATATTGAAATTCTAAATTACGAAT
This is a stretch of genomic DNA from Staphylococcus roterodami. It encodes these proteins:
- a CDS encoding superoxide dismutase translates to MAFELPKLPYAFDALEPHFDKETMEIHHDRHHNTYVTKLNAAVEGTDLESKSIEEIVANLDSVPANIQTAVRNNGGGHLNHSLFWELLSPNSEEKGTVVEKIKEQWGSLDEFKKEFADKAAARFGSGWAWLVVNNGQLEIVTTPNQDNPLTEGKTPILGLDVWEHAYYLKYQNKRPDYIGAFWNVVNWEKVDELYNAAK
- a CDS encoding transcriptional repressor encodes the protein MNTNDAIKILKENGLKYTDKRKDMLDIFVEEDKYINAKYIQQVMDENYPGISFDTIYRNLHLFKDLGIIESTELDGEMKFRIACTKHHHHHFICEKCGDTKVIDYCPIDQIKLSLPGVNIHKHKLEVYGICETCQD
- a CDS encoding metal ABC transporter permease, coding for MIDALLNFDFMRYSLISGILIGFIAPLIGAFIVVRRLSLIADALSHVTLGGISFGMFILTVMPTLVFINPMWFGILFAIVGALLIEKLRTSYTAYQEIAIPIIMSAGIALSAIFISLADGFNQEIVGLLFGSISAVNISDLTTIIIIAVIVVLFITLFYKELFILSFDEEYSKVIGIPKWIQFLFIVIVAMVISASMRVVGILLVSALITLPIAISMRLTKSFKQLILLSVFLGELSVILGLVLAFYMDISPGGVIVVLLVIILMITMAYQKMRMKFKKGANINEYK
- a CDS encoding metal ABC transporter ATP-binding protein; amino-acid sequence: MRGENTMTPVFELKNVDYNYDHKKVLENINIKINKGEFLAIVGPNGAGKSTLLKLILGLLPLQSGEIFVEGENFKNTKTSIKLSYVSQKANAFNSGFPASVKEVVLSGLTKTKRLFQTFNNDDNEKVIKVLERLNIADLIHKNIAELSGGQQQRVMIARALISEPAVLVLDEPTNGIDAKHVNEFYKTLDQLKQEGITIILVTHDIGVVADTATEVACLNKHLHFHGTTDEFKSLDEVEISKIYGHPVRFVDHQHNRECCN
- a CDS encoding deoxyribonuclease IV, which codes for MLLGSHVSMSGKKMLEGSALEAHDYGETTFMIYTGAPQNTRRKSIEDLNITKGHEVMEKYGLSNIVVHAPYIINIANTTKPETFNLGVDFLQQEIERTQAIGAKDIVLHPGAHVGAGVDAGINKIIEGLNEVLTNDNNVRIALETMAGKGTEIGRSFEELARIIDGVHNNERLSVCFDTCHTHDAGYNIKEDFDGVLNEFDKIIGVDRIKVVHVNDSKNERGAQKDRHENIGFGYIGFDALNYIVHHNSFKDIPKILETPYVGEDKKNKKPPYKLEIEMLKQQQFDPELKNKVMEQ